One Salarias fasciatus chromosome 9, fSalaFa1.1, whole genome shotgun sequence DNA segment encodes these proteins:
- the LOC115393934 gene encoding zinc finger protein 2-like → MDLSQTRGKRKLRDLGRESRGESCLTSDSENEVYTSVIVSDEESHNGSFKECPESPTKDNTQREVYSDRGSVGGKVLRSTTVFLSDAEDEYEEEEGSGGQRAKRKKRGEFERDEVEVKKERQDPDVDLELEAQGDPPYSQSHIMDHPEIPASALHSLPLSLTPFSAQFLSPYVVSLAPPIIGDGSKVPVFNNPPTITRFASSLLSQYSLSHPNQIIPHLSNGDDCEAALDLSMGKNSSKSASSSSLADKIAIQKGQLLDGLGLKPTSKGLVVVQVKPEPVSGVPSSNSGMSLVNCSNLTKSSIYMRAAEKMNATLLEREREKEQEKQKERDQEQPQQRKAKGKRFRDMRRSRTIIQAEQLDILYGCYFKDPNPGKHEFEQISEWVHLPKKVVQIWFQNMRARERKGEVRFISDGTLAAVGKPLIKFTWPLSKPIFSNKPATNNAGCMTATPIVRTLIKTEREPVKEPSKPVLIKR, encoded by the coding sequence ATGGATTTGTCTCAGACGAGAGGCAAACGCAAGCTAAGAGATTTAGGCAGGGAGAGTCGAGGAGAGTCCTGTCTCACCTCCGACTCGGAAAATGAGGTCTACACCTCTGTGATTGTTTCCGATGAGGAAAGCCACAACGGTTCCTTCAAAGAATGCCCTGAAAGCCCCACGAAAGACAACACTCAGCGGGAGGTCTACAGTGACAGGGGATCGGTCGGAGGGAAGGTTTTACGCTCTACAACTGTGTTCCTTTCTGATGCAGAGGATGAatatgaggaagaggaggggtcagggggacagagggccaagaggaaaaaaaggggggagtTTGAACGTGATGAAGTGGAGGTGAAAAAGGAGAGGCAGGACCCTGATGTGGATCTGGAGTTGGAAGCCCAAGGGGATCCTCCGTATTCACAGTCCCACATCATGGACCACCCAGAGATCCCAGCCAGTGCTCTTCACTCACTCCCCTTGTCCCTCACTCCCTTCTCAGCACAGTTTCTCAGCCCTTATGTTGTCTCTCTGGCGCCACCGATAATCGGGGACGGGAGCAAAGTACCCGTTTTCAACAACCCGCCAACCATCACTCGTTTCGCCAGCTCTCTCCTGTCACAGTACAGTCTCTCCCATCCAAACCAAATTATTCCTCACTTGTCCAATGGCGATGACTGCGAGGCTGCGCTGGATCTCAGCATGGGCAAAAACAGCTCGAAAtctgcttcctcctcatctctggCTGATAAAATTGCCATACAAAAGGGACAGTTGCTTGATGGCCTGGGCTTGAAGCCAACATCCAAAGGTCTTGTCGTGGTCCAGGTTAAGCCGGAGCCGGTAAGCGGCGTGCCGTCTTCCAACAGTGGCATGAGTCTGGTCAACTGCAGCAATCTGACCAAGTCCAGCATTTACATGAGGGCAGCTGAGAAAATGAATGCCACGCTATTGGAAAGGGagcgagagaaggagcaggaaAAGCAAAAGGAGAGGGATCAAGAGCAGCCGCAGCAGAGAAAGGCCAAAGGAAAAAGGTTTCGAGACATGCGGCGTTCCAGGACCATCATTCAAGCTGAACAACTTGACATCCTGTATGGGTGCTATTTCAAAGATCCGAATCCTGGGAAACATGAATTCGAACAAATTTCCGAGTGGGTTCATCTTCCAAAGAAGGTTGTTCAGATTTGGTTCCAGAACATGAGGGCAAGGGAGAGGAAAGGCGAGGTCCGATTTATCAGTGACGGCACGCTGGCAGCGGTCGGCAAACCTCTCATCAAATTCACCTGGCCTCTGTCCAAACCCATATTCTCCAACAAGCCTGCTACAAACAATGCTGGATGTATGACAGCTACACCAATTGTGCGGACCCTCATCAAGACGGAGCGAGAGCCTGTGAAGGAGCCAAGCAAGCCAGTCTTGATAAAAAGATAA
- the LOC115394698 gene encoding homeobox protein MSX-2-like produces the protein MVKVAPKVNAPVLLAPPKDPVPIAPRPSQKRRLEEESEEEKTDEEKDVESEMGPGTTNRMVPKVSTTPINNRPSSTMVSQKQNGLNYWTSKVPIKINTVSREQLALPAHTPPRPIPPPPTPSIAPVSPNTPSSAKAASLSTPPAAKSSPTESSFLPHSSSRRPRTHLSCLQLSILQSCYETCAHPNAMECEAIGTELNLPLKVVQIWFQNTRAKEKRWRLQQEKMSPVSGGKVDMSSGSYLQYSALKANRPILPKPVQLTVTEPAGSRWPPMALVNKNASGNGTSGSAVSGSQVSLSTTVTSSGAASGADAVIEMPPATATSKS, from the exons ATGGTTAAAGTTGCACCAAAAGTCAATGCGCCTGTCCTACTCGCCCCACCCAAGGATCCGGTCCCGATAGCCCCGCGACCTTCCCAGAAacggaggctggaggaggagagcgaggaggaaaaAACCGATGAGGAGAAAGACGTTGAAAGCGAGATGGGTCCCGGAACCACCAACCGCATGGTGCCGAAGGTCTCCACCACTCCCATCAACAACAGGCCTTCCTCAACCATGGTGTCGCAGAAACAGAACGGGCTGAACTACTGGACCTCCAAAGTCCCCATCAAGATCAACACCGTATCCAGAGAACAGCTGGCTCTCCCCGCGCACACCCCGCCTCGTcccatcccccctcctcccaccccGAGCATTGCCCCGGTCAGCCCAAACACCCCGAGCTCCGCCAAAGCGGCCAGCCTCTCCACCCCGCCCGCAGCCAAGTCCAGCCCCACGGAAAGCAGCTTCCTGCCCCACTCGTCCAGCCGCAGGCCGCGGACGCACCTGTCCTGCCTGCAGCTGTCCATCCTGCAGTCCTGTTACGAGACCTGCGCCCATCCCAACGCCATGGAGTGCGAGGCGATCGGCACGGAGCTCAACCTGCCGCTCAAGGTGGTGCAGATCTGGTTCCAGAACACCAGAGCCAAGGAGAAGCGCTGGagactgcagcaggagaaaatg TCTCCTGTGTCGGGCGGGAAGGTGGACATGAGCTCAGGAAGCTACCTGCAGTACAGCGCTCTCAAAGCCAACCGGCCCATCCTGCCCAAGCCGGTCCAGCTCACGGTCACAGAACCCGCCGGGTCCCGGTGGCCG CCGATGGCGCTCGTCAACAAGAACGCGAGCGGGAACGGCACGTCCGGCAGCGCCGTGTCGGGCTCGCAGGTCTCTCTTTCCACTACTGTAACCAGCTCCGGCGCCGCTTCCGGGGCAGACGCGGTTATCGAAATGCCTCCAGCGACGGCCACCAGCAAAAGTTAA
- the LOC115393964 gene encoding LOW QUALITY PROTEIN: polyadenylate-binding protein 2-like (The sequence of the model RefSeq protein was modified relative to this genomic sequence to represent the inferred CDS: deleted 3 bases in 2 codons) — protein MAEFGNGLTEESLLDSDPGHPELEDPGVGDEEPGLEEGEAAIEDPELEAIKARVREMEEEAEKLKELQNEVEKQMNLSPPPVGPVIMSIEEKMEADGRSIYVGNVDYGATAEELEAHFHGCGSVNRVTILCDKYTGHPKGFAYIEFADKESVRTAMALDESLFRGRQIKVGAKRTNRPGISTTDRGFPRARFRSRGGSFTSRARYYSGYTPPRGRGRAFRGRGRTTSWYSPY, from the exons ATGGCGGAGTTCGGTAACGGACTA ACGGAGGAATCCCTACTAGATTCGGACCCCGGACATCCCGAGCTGGAGGACCCGGGAGTCGGCGATGAAGAGCCGGGGTTAGAGGAAGGAGAGGCC GCGATTGAAGACCCG gagctggaggcaATCAAAGCCCGGGTGAGAGAAATGGAGGAAGAGGCCgagaagctgaaggagctccAGAACGAGGTGGAGAAACAGATGAATCTCAGCCCCCCACCAG TCGGCCCCGTCATCATGTCCATCGAGGAAAAGATGGAGGCAGATGGCAGATCTATTTATGTCGGAAAT GTGGACTACGGTGCCACggcagaagagctggaggctCACTTTCATGGCTGCGGTTCAGTAAACAGAGTCACCATCCTATGCGACAAATACACGGGACATCCTAAAGG gtttGCTTATATTGAGTTTGCAGACAAAGAGTCTGTTAGGACAGCCATGGCTTTGGATGAGTCCCTTTTCAGAGGAAGGCAGATAAAG GTCGGAGCAAAGAGAACAAACAGACCAGGCATCAGCACCACAGACCGTGGCTTCCCGCGGGCTCGGTTCCGATCACGGGGAGGAAGCTTCACGTCACGTGCACGCTACTACAGCGGCTACACGCCCCCCAGAGGCAGAGGACGGGCCTTCAG gGGCCGAGGGCGAACAACATCGTGGTATTCCCCTTACTAA